A stretch of the Pseudalkalibacillus hwajinpoensis genome encodes the following:
- a CDS encoding GNAT family N-acetyltransferase — protein MHIRPFKENDLIEMIDLFYDTVHSINRRDYTNIQVNAWANKTELNRRHASWGEEFERNFTYVATLDKQIVGFCDLTSSGLLDRLYVHKDYQRKGIASELLEKVQQTARLNNMEQLHTEASITAVPFFREQGFSLVKSQLVEKNGIQLKNFLMAKEL, from the coding sequence ATGATTGATCTTTTTTATGACACTGTTCATTCTATTAACCGGAGAGACTATACAAACATACAGGTAAATGCCTGGGCTAATAAAACTGAACTTAATAGGCGTCATGCATCATGGGGAGAGGAATTCGAACGAAACTTCACTTATGTTGCTACCTTAGACAAACAGATCGTAGGATTTTGCGATTTAACCTCTTCAGGACTGCTTGACCGTTTATATGTTCATAAAGACTACCAAAGAAAAGGAATCGCTTCCGAGCTCTTAGAAAAAGTGCAACAGACCGCACGTTTGAACAATATGGAACAGCTTCATACGGAAGCAAGCATAACGGCAGTTCCGTTTTTTAGAGAGCAAGGATTTTCACTAGTAAAAAGTCAGCTAGTTGAAAAAAACGGTATCCAACTTAAAAATTTTCTCATGGCGAAGGAGTTATAG
- a CDS encoding flavin monoamine oxidase family protein encodes MSREFTTPQYPNEMLNIIKNGLKKSSSPTNVIVVGAGVAGLVSASLLKKAGHRVTILEGNDRVGGRIYTLRKPFTDDNYLDVGAMRIPTTHKLTYEYIRRFQLKMNRFVNSSPRDIIYANGVRTTREKYEADPDILQFPVEPHEKGKTATELFLSAVNPFLLLYKEGDAQQKKFIRKKFDQYSMENFLRFNPIGPSLSPNAVRMVKVLLGIEGFSELSFIDILTDIVNTVFNTDMEFNEITGGNDQLPRSFLPELEENLLLNQKVHRLIQRPQSVQIQTRNQQTGIIEKFNSDYVLMTVPFSVFQFIEVYPYRSFSFDKWKAIRELHYVASIKIGIEFKDRFWEKEGLNGANTISDFPNRYTYTPSRTGNEPGAGVLLASYSWEDNAMLWNSLNDDQKITQSLEDLAKIHGPKVFDEYLTSASFSWSQNQFSGGCFTLFKPNQITEFESIVKKPEGRVHFAGEHTSDFHGWIEGAVESGVRAAFEINERTL; translated from the coding sequence ATGTCTCGAGAATTCACTACGCCTCAATACCCTAACGAGATGCTTAATATCATTAAGAATGGATTGAAAAAATCGTCTTCACCAACGAACGTTATTGTTGTGGGAGCTGGCGTTGCAGGACTAGTATCAGCATCCTTGTTAAAGAAGGCCGGTCATCGAGTTACCATTCTAGAAGGTAACGATCGTGTTGGCGGGAGGATTTACACTCTTAGAAAACCATTTACAGATGATAATTATCTTGATGTTGGCGCTATGCGTATTCCTACAACTCACAAATTAACGTATGAATATATCAGAAGATTTCAACTTAAAATGAATCGCTTCGTGAATTCCTCTCCAAGAGATATCATTTATGCTAATGGAGTTAGAACTACAAGAGAAAAATACGAAGCAGACCCTGATATACTTCAATTTCCCGTTGAACCTCACGAAAAAGGAAAAACCGCTACGGAATTATTTTTATCAGCAGTTAATCCATTTTTACTGCTTTATAAAGAAGGTGACGCTCAACAAAAGAAATTCATTCGTAAAAAATTTGATCAGTATTCAATGGAGAATTTTCTTCGCTTCAATCCCATTGGTCCTTCGCTATCTCCAAATGCTGTTCGAATGGTTAAAGTACTTTTAGGCATTGAAGGATTTTCGGAACTATCCTTTATCGACATTCTAACCGATATCGTAAATACTGTTTTTAATACTGACATGGAATTTAACGAAATTACTGGTGGAAATGATCAATTGCCTCGGTCTTTTCTACCTGAGCTAGAAGAGAATCTCTTGTTAAATCAAAAAGTACACCGCCTTATTCAAAGACCACAAAGTGTTCAAATTCAGACGAGGAATCAACAAACAGGAATTATTGAAAAGTTTAACAGCGATTATGTTCTTATGACTGTGCCTTTTTCAGTGTTTCAATTTATAGAAGTTTATCCGTACCGTTCTTTTTCATTTGATAAATGGAAAGCGATCCGTGAGTTGCATTATGTAGCTTCTATTAAAATTGGGATTGAATTTAAAGACCGATTTTGGGAAAAAGAAGGGTTGAATGGTGCAAATACCATTTCGGATTTTCCTAATCGCTATACGTATACACCTAGTCGCACAGGTAATGAGCCAGGAGCTGGAGTCTTACTAGCAAGTTATAGCTGGGAAGATAACGCGATGTTATGGAATAGCTTAAATGATGATCAAAAAATCACACAATCCCTCGAAGATCTTGCAAAAATACATGGACCTAAAGTATTTGATGAGTACTTGACGAGCGCATCATTTAGCTGGAGTCAAAATCAATTCTCAGGAGGTTGCTTTACACTCTTTAAACCGAATCAAATTACCGAATTTGAAAGCATCGTAAAAAAACCTGAAGGAAGAGTTCACTTTGCAGGTGAGCACACATCAGATTTCCACGGGTGGATTGAAGGAGCAGTTGAATCTGGTGTTAGAGCGGCATTTGAAATCAATGAGCGCACGTTATAA
- a CDS encoding DUF6944 family repetitive protein, producing MYGEFLILSGAWIQTIGAAIASIGNTIVASNEADSLMEDIGGDLYVIGNGVEATGNSLQAIGRSSLTSNENETFGTLGAWLQSAGNIANVLGGSGIVTGTDEEALNIDIMGDIIQSAGAAFEAKSSSISEAFYAELITTGQTIQSFAIAIEAIGLLYVKNGNKKMGQQILAIGSYGQTAGAAIAAIGFTKEYYEH from the coding sequence GTGTACGGAGAATTCCTCATTCTTTCGGGAGCGTGGATCCAGACGATAGGTGCAGCTATTGCCTCTATTGGGAATACAATTGTTGCATCAAATGAAGCGGACTCACTTATGGAGGATATCGGAGGAGATCTTTATGTAATTGGGAATGGCGTCGAAGCAACGGGGAACTCTCTTCAAGCTATCGGAAGAAGCAGCTTGACTTCTAATGAGAATGAAACGTTTGGAACGCTCGGAGCATGGTTACAGTCTGCTGGTAATATTGCAAATGTTCTTGGTGGATCAGGAATTGTAACGGGGACTGATGAAGAAGCGCTGAATATTGACATTATGGGAGATATTATTCAATCAGCTGGAGCTGCTTTCGAAGCAAAAAGCTCGAGTATAAGTGAAGCCTTCTATGCAGAGCTCATCACAACCGGGCAAACGATTCAATCGTTTGCCATTGCTATTGAAGCTATTGGGCTTCTGTATGTGAAGAATGGAAATAAGAAGATGGGACAACAGATTCTTGCCATTGGAAGTTATGGTCAAACTGCAGGGGCAGCCATTGCAGCCATTGGTTTCACAAAAGAGTATTATGAACATTGA
- a CDS encoding aspartate aminotransferase family protein has protein sequence MMIQELTSNQTLLDQQMKRESNARSYPRRIPIAINEAEGIFVTDMEGKRYYDCLAGAGTLALGHNHPVTIEAMQKVLHDKRPLHTLDITTPIKEEFVNEIFSNLPGDFAERAKIQFCGPTGGDAIEAALKLVKTATRRSSILTFQGGYHGSTHGTMAISGNLGPKKNVQGLMPDTHFMPYPYSYRCPFGMKESEGHKISSTYIENLLDDPESGILPPAAMILEVVQGEGGSVPAPIEWLQEMRRITSERGIPLIIDEIQTGIGRTGKMFAFEHAGIVPDVIVLSKAIGGSLPLSVVIYDRELDKWEPGAHIGTFRGNQMAMAAGTALLKFIKEQRLDVHAATMGEKMLSALQKLQMNFREIGDVRGRGLMIGVEIVDPTQPQSSSGSYPSQPVLASRIQRECFDRGLILEVGGRNGSVVRFLPPLIITNEQVLEVLSIFEEAVNAAVKSL, from the coding sequence ATGATGATTCAAGAATTAACTTCAAATCAAACACTACTCGACCAACAAATGAAAAGAGAGTCCAATGCAAGATCTTATCCAAGAAGAATACCAATTGCCATTAATGAGGCAGAAGGGATTTTTGTTACTGACATGGAAGGAAAGCGATATTATGATTGCTTAGCTGGTGCTGGTACTTTAGCTCTTGGTCATAACCATCCCGTTACTATAGAAGCCATGCAGAAAGTCCTTCATGATAAAAGGCCTTTACATACGTTAGATATTACAACACCAATAAAAGAAGAGTTCGTGAATGAAATATTTTCAAATTTACCCGGAGATTTCGCAGAGCGTGCCAAAATACAATTTTGTGGACCAACAGGAGGCGATGCGATAGAAGCCGCCTTAAAATTAGTGAAAACTGCGACAAGGAGAAGTAGTATCCTTACGTTTCAAGGAGGATACCACGGTTCAACACATGGAACAATGGCGATTAGTGGTAATCTCGGTCCCAAAAAAAACGTCCAAGGTTTAATGCCAGATACTCATTTCATGCCATACCCGTATTCGTATCGTTGTCCATTTGGTATGAAGGAAAGCGAAGGACACAAAATTTCTAGTACTTATATTGAAAATCTATTAGATGATCCGGAGAGCGGCATTTTACCCCCGGCCGCTATGATTCTAGAAGTTGTTCAAGGCGAAGGTGGTTCCGTACCTGCACCTATCGAATGGCTACAGGAAATGAGAAGAATAACAAGCGAGCGAGGTATTCCCCTTATTATTGATGAAATCCAAACGGGAATAGGACGAACAGGAAAAATGTTCGCATTCGAACATGCAGGGATCGTACCAGATGTCATTGTCCTTTCTAAAGCAATTGGCGGCAGTCTCCCACTTTCGGTTGTTATTTACGATCGTGAACTCGATAAGTGGGAGCCTGGTGCTCACATTGGTACATTCAGAGGAAATCAAATGGCAATGGCAGCCGGAACCGCCTTATTGAAATTTATTAAAGAACAGAGACTTGATGTTCATGCAGCAACGATGGGGGAAAAAATGCTTTCTGCCTTACAAAAGCTTCAGATGAATTTCCGAGAAATTGGAGACGTAAGGGGGAGAGGGCTAATGATCGGTGTTGAAATAGTTGATCCTACACAGCCCCAGTCTTCATCAGGAAGCTATCCTTCTCAACCTGTGTTAGCTAGCAGAATTCAGAGAGAATGCTTTGACAGAGGATTGATATTAGAAGTTGGAGGTCGTAACGGAAGTGTAGTAAGGTTCCTCCCGCCACTGATAATAACGAATGAACAAGTTTTAGAAGTACTCAGCATTTTTGAGGAAGCAGTTAACGCTGCTGTTAAAAGTTTATGA
- a CDS encoding pyridoxal phosphate-dependent decarboxylase family protein: MINAVEKNPPDISKEKMYDSLFLNNSEKGQEAFREQMHEMTNIICETFRKENAPFTGKEPQTIEKEVEELFDFPSSNQDFTALLNELKAPLFKNNLQISHEKSLAHLQCPPLIPAIAAELAISVFNQSLDSWDQSPSATYLEEGMIKWLADQFGYSSNADGTFTSGGTQSNYTGLLLARDACCLRLWGQNVQKDGLPDEFHKLRILCSEEAHFTVQKSAVQLGLGEKAVIKVKTDKHHRMSVSHLQYQLAELKAQHLVPFALVGTCGTTDFGSIDPLDELAAIAHEEDLWFHVDAAFGGALILSKSHKSKLKGICYADSLTVDFHKLFYQPISCGAFLVKNKESFRFLIQHADYLNPLEDVEEGIPNLVNKSILTSRRLDAFKLFLSLKTIGTNLFGEMIDHTFILAQTTAEYLSSQDDIKVENLSPELNTVIFRYEPQDFSTDRCKLNRKIQQELLYEGRAAIAKTSVNGQTFLKFTILNPRTKMKHIQEIVDDIRTLGRKWREHT; encoded by the coding sequence ATGATAAATGCAGTTGAAAAGAATCCTCCTGATATTTCAAAAGAGAAAATGTATGATTCCCTTTTCCTTAACAACAGTGAGAAAGGACAAGAAGCTTTCCGGGAACAAATGCACGAAATGACGAACATAATTTGCGAGACTTTTCGTAAAGAAAATGCGCCGTTCACCGGAAAGGAGCCACAAACGATTGAAAAGGAAGTTGAAGAACTTTTCGATTTTCCCAGCTCAAATCAAGATTTTACTGCATTACTAAACGAGCTTAAGGCTCCTCTATTCAAAAATAACCTGCAAATTTCTCATGAAAAAAGCCTGGCTCATTTGCAATGCCCACCGCTTATACCTGCCATAGCTGCTGAACTCGCAATAAGTGTGTTCAATCAATCACTTGATTCATGGGATCAAAGTCCTTCTGCTACGTACCTTGAAGAGGGAATGATTAAGTGGCTCGCAGATCAATTCGGTTATTCATCAAATGCTGACGGAACTTTTACAAGTGGAGGGACACAATCGAACTACACTGGTCTTCTTCTAGCTAGAGATGCATGTTGTTTAAGATTATGGGGGCAAAATGTTCAGAAAGATGGATTACCAGATGAGTTTCATAAATTAAGGATTCTTTGCTCAGAGGAGGCTCATTTTACTGTACAAAAATCAGCTGTACAGCTTGGATTGGGAGAAAAAGCAGTAATAAAAGTTAAAACAGACAAACATCACAGAATGTCGGTATCGCATTTACAGTACCAATTAGCTGAATTAAAAGCTCAACACCTTGTTCCTTTTGCACTCGTTGGAACTTGTGGGACCACTGATTTCGGAAGCATAGATCCGTTAGATGAACTAGCGGCAATCGCTCATGAGGAAGATTTATGGTTTCATGTGGATGCAGCTTTTGGAGGCGCGCTTATTCTTTCCAAATCTCATAAGTCAAAGTTAAAAGGAATTTGTTATGCCGATTCGCTCACAGTCGATTTTCATAAGCTATTTTATCAGCCCATTTCATGTGGGGCTTTCCTTGTGAAGAACAAAGAATCGTTCCGGTTTTTAATTCAACATGCTGATTATTTAAATCCACTAGAGGATGTAGAAGAGGGGATTCCCAACCTGGTGAACAAATCGATTTTAACTTCCAGAAGACTTGACGCCTTTAAGCTCTTTCTTTCATTAAAAACGATAGGTACAAACCTGTTTGGAGAAATGATTGATCATACTTTTATCCTTGCTCAAACAACTGCGGAATACCTTTCGAGTCAGGATGATATTAAAGTTGAAAACCTTTCTCCAGAACTCAACACTGTTATCTTTCGTTATGAACCTCAAGATTTCAGTACCGATCGATGCAAATTAAATCGAAAAATACAGCAAGAATTGTTGTATGAGGGCAGAGCGGCCATAGCCAAAACTTCTGTTAATGGCCAAACCTTCTTGAAGTTCACCATACTAAACCCTAGAACAAAAA